One genomic segment of Flavobacteriaceae bacterium includes these proteins:
- a CDS encoding oligosaccharide flippase family protein, translating to MGIINRFLKDTLIYGIAAVLPRAVNVFLVKLHTSSLGVDKYAINTDYYVYAAYLNALLTYGMETAFFRFFSGEKKKGKVISTSFITLLVTSLMFLTTGLFFSETLAIYFGFKDPVFLKLLIWTITLDTLVVIPYAYLRVTHEPKRFTLFKVINIAVFAILNVFFLWAIPYGIQNNISFPEFLIDYYHSHPKVLYIFVSGTIASAVTFLCLLPVIFKFKFGFDILLLKKMLSYGLPVMVGSLAFVTNENLDKLLLGNMLGDATMGAYAACYKLGVFMTLYIMAFRLGAEPFFFNTAAKKNAKETYSKILIWFSLIGAFCMLVIVVFIDFFAHILLGKPEYFAALQIVPIILLANLFLGIYNNLSIWYKLTNKTVFGMFFSVLGAVITIGFNMMMIPKIGFMASAWATLITYGTMMVLSYCFGRKHYPVNYQLKKMGFYMAITIIFCTVSFLYFRENYVVSIAAVLLFLLMVFTFEKKEILNTIRHK from the coding sequence TTGGGTATAATTAATCGGTTTTTAAAAGATACGCTTATCTACGGTATTGCTGCAGTATTGCCAAGAGCAGTCAATGTTTTTTTGGTAAAACTGCATACTTCTTCTCTGGGAGTTGATAAATATGCGATCAATACCGATTATTATGTATATGCTGCTTATTTAAATGCCTTATTAACATACGGAATGGAAACTGCTTTTTTTCGTTTTTTTTCCGGAGAAAAAAAGAAAGGAAAAGTGATCTCCACTTCTTTTATAACCCTTCTTGTTACAAGTTTGATGTTTTTGACTACAGGTTTGTTTTTTAGCGAAACATTGGCTATATATTTTGGGTTTAAAGATCCTGTTTTTCTAAAATTATTAATTTGGACCATTACTTTGGATACCTTGGTGGTAATCCCCTATGCTTACTTAAGGGTTACCCATGAACCAAAAAGATTTACCTTATTTAAGGTAATTAACATTGCTGTTTTTGCAATATTAAACGTGTTCTTTTTATGGGCAATACCCTATGGTATACAAAACAATATTTCTTTTCCGGAGTTCTTAATTGACTATTACCATTCGCATCCTAAAGTTTTATATATTTTTGTTTCGGGCACCATTGCAAGTGCTGTTACTTTTTTGTGTTTATTGCCTGTTATTTTTAAATTTAAATTTGGTTTTGACATACTGCTTTTAAAAAAAATGCTATCATACGGCTTGCCTGTTATGGTGGGCAGTTTGGCATTTGTTACCAATGAAAACCTCGATAAGCTTTTATTGGGAAATATGCTGGGCGATGCAACAATGGGAGCCTATGCCGCCTGTTATAAATTGGGGGTTTTTATGACACTGTATATCATGGCTTTTCGCCTGGGTGCAGAGCCTTTCTTTTTTAATACCGCCGCTAAAAAAAATGCCAAAGAAACTTATAGTAAAATACTTATCTGGTTTAGTCTTATTGGGGCTTTCTGTATGCTGGTTATTGTTGTTTTTATTGATTTTTTTGCACATATTCTCCTTGGAAAACCGGAATATTTTGCAGCACTGCAAATAGTCCCCATTATATTATTGGCAAACTTATTTTTAGGGATTTATAACAATCTGTCCATTTGGTATAAGCTGACGAATAAAACGGTGTTTGGAATGTTTTTTTCTGTTTTAGGAGCTGTCATAACTATTGGTTTCAATATGATGATGATCCCTAAAATAGGATTTATGGCTTCTGCCTGGGCAACACTTATAACATACGGAACCATGATGGTGCTTTCTTATTGCTTTGGCAGAAAACATTATCCTGTAAATTACCAGCTAAAAAAAATGGGCTTTTATATGGCTATTACTATTATTTTTTGTACCGTTTCATTTTTGTATTTTAGAGAAAATTATGTAGTTTCAATAGCTGCCGTTCTGTTATTTCTCCTCATGGTATTTACTTTTGAGAAAAAAGAGATTTTAAAC